One window of Quercus robur chromosome 12, dhQueRobu3.1, whole genome shotgun sequence genomic DNA carries:
- the LOC126710394 gene encoding L-lactate dehydrogenase B-like yields the protein MQKSGSSSSLGPGGLDLTQAFFRQIQRAAPPSPTKRHIKISVVGAGNVGMAIAQTILTQDVADELVLIDAMADKLRGEMLDLQHAAAFLPRTKIHASVDYELTFGSDLCIVTAGARQVPGESRLNLLQRNVALFRSIIPPLARYSPETILLVVSNPVDVLTYVAWKLSGFPSNRVIGSGTNLDSSRFRFLIADHLDVNAQDVQAYIVGEHGDSSVALWSSISVGGVPVLSFLEKQQIAYEKVTLENIHKEVIDSAYEVISLKGYTSWAIGYSVANLARSILRDQRKVHPVSVVANGFYGIEGGDVFLSLPAQLGRGGVLGVTNVHLTDEEAHRLRDSAKTILEVQNQLGI from the exons atgcaAAAGAGTGGTTCATCATCATCACTTGGCCCAGGAGGCCTGGACCTAACCCAGGCCTTCTTCAGGCAAATTCAACGTGCCGCCCCTCCTTCCCCAACTAAGCGACACATCAAAATCTCTGTCGTTGGAGCCGGCAACGTGGGCATGGCCATAGCTCAAACTATTCTTACCCAAGACGTAGCCGACGAGCTCGTCCTCATCGACGCCATGGCCGACAAGCTACGTGGCGAGATGCTCGATCTTCAACATGCTGCTGCGTTTTTACCTCGCACCAAAATCCATGCGTCTGTTGACTACGAGCTCACCTTTGGGTCTGATCTCTGTATTGTCACTGCCGGGGCCCGCCAGGTCCCTGGGGAGTCTAGGCTCAATCTGTTGCAGAGGAATGTGGCTCTGTTTAGGAGTATTATTCCTCCGCTGGCTCGTTACTCGCCGGAGACTATTTTGCTTGTAGTTTCCAATCCTGTTGATGTGCTCACTTACGTGGCGTGGAAGCTATCCGGATTCCCTTCGAATCGGGTTATTGGGTCGGGTACCAATCTCGACTCGTCCAGGTTTCGGTTCCTCATCGCCGATCATCTCGACGTCAACGCTCAGGATGTGCAG GCTTACATAGTTGGGGAGCATGGTGATAGCTCGGTGGCACTATGGTCAAGCATTAGTGTCGGAGGTGTGCCGGTATTGAGCTTCTTAGAAAAGCAACAAATCGCATACGAAAAGGTGACCTTGGAGAATATCCACAAAGAAGTAATAGATAGTGCTTATGAAGTGATAAGCCTCAAAGGGTACACATCCTGGGCTATTGGGTACTCTGTGGCTAACCTGGCTCGATCCATACTGAGAGACCAGAGGAAGGTCCACCCAGTCTCGGTAGTTGCTAATGGGTTCTACGGAATTGAAGGTGGAGACGTGTTCTTGAGCTTGCCAGCCCAGCTTGGTAGGGGTGGAGTCCTGGGGGTGACCAATGTGCATTTGACTGATGAGGAGGCTCACCGTCTTAGGGACTCTGCTAAGACCATCCTTGAGGTGCAAAACCAGTTGGGAATCTGA